The following are from one region of the Pelagibius sp. CAU 1746 genome:
- a CDS encoding Xaa-Pro peptidase family protein: protein MPLHFSEEELARRRERTCRLLAETGLDGLLIFRQESMYYLTGYDTFGYCFFQCLYLGADGRLMLLTRAPDLRQAQQTSMIRDIRIWVDDPDAAPAAELREILRGFGCAGKKLGVEYDAYGLTAAQGKRLEAALEGFCALEDASGLVSRLRVVKSPAEVAYVREAANLADAAWQAALDSAGPGAFEGDVLAAMHGAIFTRGGDDPSNEFIIGSGPGALLCRYYSGRRHLDAQDQLTLEWAGTYRHYHAAMMRTLPIGGPRPLHREMHAVARDALLAVEDKLRPGRTFGEAFDAHSRVMDAAGYQAHRMNACGYSQGTTFAPVWMDWPMLYHGNPVVFEPGMTIFCHMILFNSEEGVAMTLGRTSLVTEAAAEPLSGASLELETR, encoded by the coding sequence ATGCCCCTGCATTTCAGCGAAGAGGAGCTCGCCCGGCGGCGCGAGCGGACCTGCCGCCTGCTGGCCGAGACCGGCCTGGACGGCCTGCTGATCTTCCGGCAGGAAAGCATGTACTACCTGACTGGCTACGACACCTTCGGCTACTGCTTCTTCCAGTGCCTCTACCTGGGCGCCGACGGCCGCCTCATGCTGCTGACCCGGGCGCCGGACCTGCGCCAGGCGCAGCAGACCTCGATGATCCGGGACATCCGCATCTGGGTCGACGATCCCGATGCCGCGCCCGCCGCCGAGCTGCGCGAGATCCTGCGCGGCTTCGGCTGCGCCGGGAAGAAGCTGGGCGTGGAGTACGACGCCTACGGCCTGACCGCCGCCCAGGGCAAGCGCCTGGAGGCGGCCCTGGAGGGTTTCTGCGCCCTGGAGGACGCCTCCGGCCTGGTCAGCCGCCTGCGGGTGGTGAAGAGCCCGGCAGAGGTCGCCTATGTGCGCGAGGCAGCAAACCTGGCCGACGCCGCCTGGCAGGCCGCGCTCGACAGCGCCGGGCCGGGCGCCTTCGAGGGCGACGTCCTGGCCGCCATGCACGGCGCCATCTTCACCCGCGGCGGCGACGACCCCTCCAACGAGTTCATCATCGGCTCCGGCCCCGGCGCCCTCTTGTGCCGCTACTATTCCGGGCGGCGCCACCTGGATGCGCAGGACCAACTGACCCTGGAATGGGCCGGCACCTACCGCCACTACCATGCCGCCATGATGCGCACCCTGCCGATCGGCGGACCGCGGCCCCTGCACCGGGAGATGCACGCCGTGGCCCGCGACGCCCTGCTGGCGGTGGAGGACAAGCTGCGCCCCGGCAGGACCTTCGGCGAGGCCTTCGACGCCCACAGCCGGGTCATGGATGCCGCCGGCTACCAGGCCCACCGCATGAATGCCTGCGGCTATTCCCAGGGCACCACCTTCGCCCCGGTGTGGATGGACTGGCCGATGCTGTACCACGGCAATCCCGTGGTCTTCGAGCCGGGCATGACGATCTTCTGCCACATGATCCTCTTCAACTCCGAGGAAGGCGTGGCCATGACCCTGGGACGCACCAGCCTGGTCACCGAGGCGGCGGCGGAGCCCCTGTCCGGGGCCTCCCTGGAGCTGGAAACCCGCTAG
- a CDS encoding 50S ribosomal protein L25/general stress protein Ctc has protein sequence MADVVEFPAASRERAGKGPARAARRAGQVPGVIYGAKKDPTLISVEERQLNKLLHQGGFFSTLFDVKVDGGKSERALARDVQFDPVTDNPVHIDFLRVSAATSVHVEVAVHFINEDTCPGLKEGGVLNVVRHEIELACRADAIPSQIDIDLAGLQIGDGVHISMVKLPDGVAPTITDRDFTIATIAAPTVVREEAAEEQEGEAEAAAEAPAEEESKED, from the coding sequence ATGGCTGACGTAGTTGAATTTCCCGCGGCTTCGCGGGAGCGGGCCGGGAAGGGGCCAGCCCGTGCCGCACGTCGCGCCGGGCAGGTGCCGGGCGTGATTTACGGCGCGAAAAAGGATCCTACCCTGATTTCCGTCGAGGAGCGGCAGTTGAACAAGCTGCTGCACCAGGGCGGTTTTTTCTCCACCCTCTTCGACGTGAAGGTCGATGGCGGCAAGAGCGAGCGGGCCCTGGCCCGCGACGTGCAGTTCGATCCGGTGACCGACAATCCGGTCCACATCGACTTCCTGCGCGTCTCCGCAGCCACCAGCGTCCACGTCGAGGTGGCGGTCCACTTCATCAATGAAGACACCTGCCCGGGCCTGAAGGAAGGCGGCGTGCTGAACGTGGTGCGCCACGAGATCGAACTGGCCTGCCGGGCGGACGCCATTCCGTCGCAGATCGACATCGACCTGGCCGGTCTGCAGATCGGCGACGGCGTGCACATCTCCATGGTGAAGCTGCCGGACGGCGTGGCGCCGACCATCACCGACCGCGACTTCACCATCGCGACCATCGCCGCCCCCACCGTGGTGCGCGAAGAGGCCGCGGAGGAACAGGAGGGCGAAGCCGAGGCGGCAGCCGAGGCGCCCGCCGAGGAAGAGTCCAAAGAGGACTAA
- a CDS encoding ribose-phosphate pyrophosphokinase, producing the protein MKIMTGNSNRPLAEAISAFLNLELTKASVRRFSDMEVFVEIHENVRGEDVFIIQSTSYPANDNLMELLVAMDALKRASARRITAVLPYFGYARQDRKSAPRTPISAKLVANLITSAGADRVLTLELHAGQIQGFFDIPTDNLFATPVFTKDILERNGKDDLTIVSPDVGGVVRARAIAKPLDADLAIIDKRRERAGVSEVMNIIGDVRGRRCILVDDIVDSAGTLCNAAVALKEAGATSVSAYVTHGVLSGGAVARVSSSPLEELVMTDSIQATEAVRVAQNIRQISIAPLIGDAMQRISDERSVSSLFNVPAM; encoded by the coding sequence ATGAAAATCATGACCGGGAACAGCAATCGGCCTTTGGCCGAGGCGATTTCCGCCTTTCTGAACCTGGAACTGACCAAGGCCAGCGTGCGCCGTTTCTCGGACATGGAGGTCTTCGTCGAAATCCACGAGAACGTGCGTGGCGAGGACGTCTTCATCATCCAGTCCACCTCCTATCCGGCCAACGACAACCTGATGGAGCTGCTGGTCGCCATGGACGCCCTGAAGCGGGCCTCGGCGCGGCGCATCACGGCGGTCCTGCCCTACTTCGGCTACGCCCGCCAGGACCGCAAGTCCGCCCCCCGGACCCCGATCTCGGCCAAGCTGGTGGCCAATCTGATCACCTCGGCCGGGGCCGACCGGGTGCTGACCCTGGAACTCCACGCCGGGCAGATTCAGGGCTTCTTCGATATTCCGACCGACAACCTCTTCGCGACGCCGGTCTTCACCAAGGACATCCTGGAGCGCAACGGCAAGGACGACCTGACCATCGTCTCCCCCGACGTGGGCGGCGTGGTGCGGGCCCGGGCCATCGCCAAACCGCTTGACGCCGACCTTGCGATCATCGATAAGCGCCGCGAACGTGCCGGGGTTTCCGAGGTGATGAACATCATCGGCGACGTCCGGGGCCGGCGCTGCATCCTGGTGGATGACATCGTCGACTCGGCCGGGACCCTTTGCAACGCGGCCGTCGCCTTGAAGGAGGCCGGCGCCACTTCCGTGTCCGCCTATGTCACCCACGGGGTGCTCTCGGGCGGAGCCGTGGCGCGGGTGTCCTCCTCCCCGCTGGAGGAGCTGGTCATGACCGACAGCATCCAGGCGACCGAGGCGGTGCGGGTGGCCCAGAACATCCGCCAGATTTCGATCGCCCCGCTGATCGGCGATGCCATGCAGCGCATCAGCGACGAGCGCTCGGTTTCGAGTTTGTTTAACGTTCCGGCCATGTAA